A region from the Arthrobacter roseus genome encodes:
- a CDS encoding thiolase family protein, translating to MNSFRDSSTPVIVAVKRTPFGLVNGWYKSLPAEELLSLVLKAVCDIPETEPIDVVIGNAAVGGGNIARLGLLMAGYPNSTPGLSIDRQCSSGLDAILLAATMIAGGGDGVYVAGGVESCSTRPLRARRPSTEDGKPDFYDRPQFAPPESGDPDLGVAAENVAQQFGITRHRQDEFALESHRRALALRNSSLKREDLVAVGDSMDLDDQGPRRGLRPLTMSRFDPVFAADGTVTAGNSCRDADGAAVAVLMSAQRAERLGFTFWLEFDGAVTTGVDAAVAGIAGGVAARTLGTQLDFEPHDCAVIEFNEAFAAQVLASADIMGIPSARLNRDGGALAIGHP from the coding sequence TTGAATTCCTTCCGTGACTCCTCGACGCCAGTCATCGTCGCCGTCAAGCGAACGCCGTTCGGGTTGGTCAATGGCTGGTACAAGTCGCTTCCTGCGGAGGAGCTTCTCAGCCTCGTTCTCAAAGCTGTGTGTGATATCCCTGAAACCGAGCCAATCGACGTCGTGATTGGCAACGCTGCAGTCGGCGGTGGAAACATTGCCAGACTTGGACTCCTGATGGCGGGTTACCCCAACAGCACTCCCGGACTCAGTATCGATCGTCAGTGTTCATCCGGTCTCGACGCAATACTACTGGCGGCCACAATGATAGCCGGGGGAGGCGATGGCGTTTACGTCGCAGGGGGAGTAGAAAGCTGCAGCACGCGACCGCTCCGTGCGCGCAGGCCATCCACTGAGGACGGCAAACCTGACTTCTACGACCGTCCCCAGTTCGCGCCGCCTGAGTCCGGGGATCCAGACCTTGGTGTTGCCGCAGAGAACGTCGCGCAGCAGTTTGGGATAACTCGGCATCGCCAGGATGAATTTGCTCTGGAAAGTCATCGCCGGGCTTTGGCACTACGAAACAGTTCCCTCAAGCGTGAGGATCTGGTCGCCGTTGGCGATTCCATGGACCTCGATGACCAGGGGCCACGGCGTGGGCTGAGACCGCTCACCATGTCTCGATTTGATCCTGTCTTCGCGGCGGATGGGACGGTGACGGCTGGTAATTCATGTCGAGACGCAGATGGTGCGGCGGTAGCGGTATTGATGAGCGCTCAACGGGCAGAGAGACTCGGGTTCACCTTCTGGCTTGAGTTCGACGGCGCGGTGACGACAGGGGTGGACGCGGCGGTGGCGGGAATCGCCGGCGGAGTAGCCGCGCGAACGCTGGGCACACAGCTGGACTTTGAGCCCCATGACTGCGCCGTCATCGAATTCAACGAGGCATTCGCCGCACAGGTACTAGCGTCGGCTGACATCATGGGCATTCCATCGGCCCGGTTGAACCGCGACGGAGGGGCTCTGGCCATAGGGCATCCCTAA
- a CDS encoding energy-coupling factor transporter transmembrane component T family protein, whose amino-acid sequence MGNYVPGSSPVHKTPLWIKATLLLAVGVLTLLLQGPIARSVLLVATLAVHLVAGLPVKRLWSSIRIMWFFLVIIISYQTWVNGLDVAWSLVAGILVCVYAANILTSTTEIQVLLDGVVKAASPFQRFGANPEKFALTISIMLRSIPFIVGAFENVRNAAMARGLERNPRARVLPVVITTVAYARQTGNALAARGIGDG is encoded by the coding sequence ATGGGGAATTACGTTCCCGGCTCCTCACCCGTACACAAGACGCCCCTGTGGATCAAAGCAACGCTGCTGCTCGCCGTCGGCGTCCTGACGCTGCTCCTTCAGGGGCCCATTGCTCGTTCTGTGCTCTTGGTCGCTACATTGGCTGTGCATCTTGTGGCTGGGCTCCCGGTGAAACGCTTATGGTCATCCATTCGCATCATGTGGTTCTTCCTGGTCATCATCATCAGCTATCAGACCTGGGTCAACGGTTTGGACGTAGCATGGTCGCTCGTAGCTGGCATTCTCGTCTGTGTTTACGCGGCTAATATCCTCACGTCCACCACCGAGATTCAGGTTCTTCTTGACGGTGTAGTCAAGGCTGCTAGCCCCTTTCAGCGGTTCGGTGCCAACCCGGAAAAGTTCGCTCTCACGATATCGATCATGCTCCGCAGCATTCCGTTCATCGTCGGCGCATTCGAGAACGTTCGCAACGCGGCCATGGCACGCGGGCTAGAGCGGAACCCGCGGGCGCGTGTACTACCGGTTGTGATCACCACTGTTGCTTACGCGCGACAGACTGGCAACGCCTTGGCCGCCCGCGGGATAGGCGACGGGTGA
- a CDS encoding SDR family oxidoreductase — protein MGQLEGKTAIVTGSSRGIGADVAHLLAAEGAAVVINYRQKAPRANKVVSTIEAAGGRAVAVGADLTDATGAEALVSAAKEAFGGLDVLVLNASGGMEAAMGEGYALRLNRDAQVDLLKTAAEVMPAGSRVVFVTSHQAHFINTVETMPEYEAVARSKRAGEDALRELVPELEQKGISLVVVSGDMIEGTVTATLLDRANPGAIEARRAEAGRLYSVQEFAAEIVATVSADVPSGHTEYVGGAGTFLQ, from the coding sequence ATGGGACAGCTTGAAGGAAAGACTGCGATCGTCACGGGATCATCGCGTGGGATCGGTGCCGATGTGGCACACCTGCTAGCGGCCGAAGGCGCCGCAGTCGTCATCAATTATCGTCAGAAGGCGCCACGAGCCAACAAAGTGGTTTCGACCATCGAAGCTGCCGGCGGTCGTGCGGTGGCCGTCGGTGCGGATCTGACCGACGCGACCGGTGCGGAGGCTTTGGTGAGTGCAGCTAAGGAGGCTTTCGGCGGTCTCGATGTGCTGGTGCTGAACGCCTCGGGGGGGATGGAAGCGGCCATGGGAGAGGGCTACGCACTCCGTCTCAACCGTGACGCGCAGGTGGACTTGCTGAAGACTGCCGCAGAGGTGATGCCCGCGGGTTCACGGGTTGTCTTTGTCACCAGTCATCAAGCCCACTTCATCAATACTGTTGAAACGATGCCGGAGTATGAAGCTGTCGCTCGCAGCAAGCGCGCAGGCGAAGACGCGCTTCGTGAGCTTGTCCCTGAGCTCGAACAGAAGGGGATTTCGCTCGTGGTCGTCTCCGGAGACATGATTGAAGGCACTGTGACGGCAACTCTGCTTGATCGGGCAAACCCGGGCGCTATCGAGGCCCGCCGTGCTGAAGCCGGCCGGTTGTACTCAGTGCAGGAGTTTGCGGCTGAAATCGTGGCCACGGTGAGCGCTGATGTACCCAGCGGACACACTGAATATGTGGGCGGGGCGGGGACTTTCCTGCAATAG
- a CDS encoding SURF1 family protein, whose amino-acid sequence MRYGFLFSGRWIGWLVLTVAFAAACSALGSWQMDRRDLAVATVDRVAANYSQTPVPFADVGGVFEDFKPSTEWTPVSMEGTYATEDTRVVRNRPFSGRPGYEVLVPLHLESGATVIINRGWLPIGNNNAGHPDTVPPPPQGEVSVIARIKPAEPDVRAGAPQGQLASINLNAYQQQLNYPIFTGSYGLLGSEDPSSATAPRALPKPDIDTGPHLSYSLQWFAFGLLGFVGLGYAARQQALSNAAAKELGQDQDGMHQAWKHTAPKPSRKSSRPTAEEEEDALLDAQGYQ is encoded by the coding sequence GTGAGGTATGGATTCCTCTTCTCCGGCCGCTGGATTGGATGGCTCGTACTGACCGTAGCCTTTGCGGCTGCGTGCTCTGCCCTTGGCTCGTGGCAGATGGACCGTCGGGATCTAGCTGTGGCGACGGTCGACAGAGTCGCCGCAAACTACAGCCAGACACCTGTTCCGTTCGCCGACGTCGGCGGAGTGTTTGAAGACTTCAAACCGTCCACGGAATGGACACCCGTCTCCATGGAAGGAACTTACGCGACGGAGGATACCCGTGTCGTGCGCAACCGGCCATTCAGCGGCCGACCAGGGTATGAGGTTCTCGTTCCGCTGCATCTGGAGAGCGGAGCAACGGTCATCATCAACCGCGGTTGGTTGCCCATCGGAAACAACAACGCCGGCCATCCCGATACTGTGCCGCCTCCGCCGCAGGGCGAGGTCTCCGTCATCGCAAGGATCAAGCCGGCCGAACCGGATGTGCGGGCGGGAGCACCACAAGGCCAACTGGCTTCGATCAACCTAAACGCGTATCAGCAGCAACTCAACTATCCGATATTCACGGGCAGCTACGGGCTTCTCGGAAGCGAGGATCCCTCCTCTGCAACGGCTCCGCGCGCGCTGCCGAAACCCGATATAGACACTGGGCCGCACCTCTCCTATTCTCTGCAATGGTTCGCCTTCGGGCTGTTGGGCTTCGTCGGTCTGGGGTACGCGGCACGTCAACAGGCGCTATCCAACGCGGCCGCAAAAGAACTTGGGCAGGACCAAGACGGCATGCATCAGGCGTGGAAACACACGGCCCCAAAACCGTCGCGGAAATCGTCACGTCCCACGGCGGAAGAGGAAGAAGACGCTCTACTCGATGCGCAGGGCTACCAATAG
- the sufC gene encoding Fe-S cluster assembly ATPase SufC — protein MSTLEIKDLHVSITTEQGTKQILKGVSLTINTGESHAIMGPNGSGKSTLASTIAGHPRYTVDSGSITLDGENVLEMTVDQRARGGLFLAMQYPVEVPGVTMTNFLRTAKTALDGEAPSLRHWTKDVKAAMGELRIDSDFAQRNVNEGFSGGEKKRVEILQLELFKPKFAILDETDSGLDVDALKVVSEGVNRVHSQGQMGTVLITHYTRILRYIKPDFVHVFIDGRIAEQGGPELADRLEEEGYDRFMVPA, from the coding sequence ATGTCGACCCTTGAAATTAAGGACTTGCACGTCAGCATCACGACGGAGCAGGGCACCAAACAGATTCTGAAAGGCGTAAGCCTCACTATCAACACCGGTGAGAGCCACGCCATCATGGGCCCGAACGGTTCCGGAAAGTCCACACTGGCTTCCACGATTGCCGGTCATCCCCGTTACACGGTGGACAGCGGCTCCATTACGCTCGACGGCGAGAACGTTCTTGAAATGACTGTCGACCAGCGTGCGCGTGGCGGATTGTTCCTGGCCATGCAGTACCCGGTTGAAGTCCCAGGCGTCACCATGACGAACTTCCTGCGGACGGCAAAGACCGCCCTAGATGGTGAAGCCCCCAGCCTGCGTCACTGGACCAAGGACGTAAAAGCTGCCATGGGCGAACTGCGCATTGACTCAGACTTCGCGCAGCGTAACGTCAACGAGGGCTTCTCCGGCGGCGAGAAAAAGCGTGTGGAGATTCTGCAGTTGGAGTTGTTCAAACCCAAGTTTGCGATCTTGGATGAAACCGATTCGGGGCTTGACGTGGATGCACTGAAGGTAGTTTCTGAAGGGGTGAACCGGGTGCACAGCCAGGGCCAGATGGGTACTGTGCTGATCACGCATTACACTCGTATTCTGCGCTACATCAAGCCCGACTTTGTCCACGTGTTCATTGATGGTCGCATTGCTGAGCAGGGCGGCCCCGAGCTTGCCGACCGTCTAGAAGAAGAAGGCTACGACCGTTTCATGGTTCCGGCCTGA
- the serB gene encoding phosphoserine phosphatase SerB, with product MNNPAAADFAVICYGPQIEANHLSSIQCTVEKLGASLMQTTSGGGDAYVTERMLFRAAQPNLFDIRRAVNTALAARTVAAPQVGAAVVPPALLEHTRKLLVMDVDSTLIKQEVIELLAVYAGREAEVAAITDAAMRGELDFRQSLHQRVAALAGLPESVFETVAKHIELSDGAEVLINAFLTAGHAVAVVSGGFTQILEPLVKRLRLTYSRANVLGVSGGKLTGTVEGIVVDRAVKERLLRSWAAEIGVAMEHTIAIGDGANDLDMLAAAGLGVAFNAKPVVRAAATCTIDVPQLDIVRHFVEL from the coding sequence ATGAACAATCCGGCCGCAGCCGACTTCGCGGTGATCTGCTACGGACCGCAGATCGAAGCCAACCACTTGTCGTCCATCCAATGCACCGTGGAAAAACTCGGTGCCAGCCTCATGCAGACAACCAGCGGCGGCGGGGATGCGTACGTAACCGAGCGAATGCTTTTCCGCGCAGCGCAGCCGAACCTGTTCGACATACGCAGGGCAGTCAATACTGCCCTCGCGGCGAGGACTGTGGCCGCACCCCAGGTCGGAGCCGCGGTCGTTCCACCGGCACTGTTGGAGCACACTCGCAAACTATTGGTCATGGACGTGGACTCAACGCTGATCAAGCAGGAAGTCATCGAGCTCCTGGCCGTGTATGCGGGTCGGGAAGCCGAAGTGGCAGCGATCACGGACGCCGCCATGCGTGGCGAACTGGACTTCAGGCAGAGTCTGCACCAGCGAGTCGCCGCACTAGCAGGTCTGCCTGAGTCCGTATTCGAAACCGTAGCCAAGCATATTGAGCTCAGCGACGGGGCTGAAGTGCTCATAAACGCATTTCTCACCGCCGGGCACGCTGTCGCCGTCGTCTCCGGAGGCTTCACCCAGATACTGGAGCCGCTGGTCAAACGGCTCCGACTGACCTATTCCCGTGCCAACGTGCTGGGCGTCTCTGGGGGAAAGCTGACTGGCACCGTGGAGGGCATTGTGGTGGACCGTGCCGTCAAGGAGCGACTCCTGCGGTCTTGGGCCGCAGAAATAGGAGTCGCTATGGAGCACACCATCGCCATCGGCGACGGGGCAAATGACCTCGATATGCTGGCCGCCGCCGGGCTTGGCGTTGCTTTCAACGCCAAGCCAGTGGTCCGGGCTGCAGCCACATGCACCATCGACGTCCCGCAGCTGGATATCGTGCGGCACTTCGTCGAGCTCTAA
- a CDS encoding 3-oxoacyl-ACP reductase FabG — MNTEDDQGGRSILVTGGNRGIGLAIARAFEANGDKVAITYRSGEVPSGLMGVRADVTDSASVDAAFSEVEAAHGPVEVVVANAGITRDTLLLRMSESDFSDVVDTNLTGAFRVVQRASKGMIRLRRGRVIFISSVSGLYGAPGQINYAASKAGLVGMARSLTRELGSRNITANVVAPGFVKTDMTTALPEATQAKYLDSIPARRFAEPEEVAAVVRWLAGDEAGYISGAVIPVDGGLGMGH; from the coding sequence GTGAACACAGAAGACGATCAAGGCGGACGAAGCATCCTTGTGACAGGTGGAAATCGCGGAATCGGTCTGGCGATCGCGCGTGCCTTTGAGGCAAATGGCGACAAGGTCGCCATCACGTACCGTAGTGGTGAGGTGCCGTCCGGGCTGATGGGTGTTCGGGCTGATGTCACGGATTCTGCGTCGGTGGACGCCGCCTTCTCAGAGGTGGAAGCTGCGCACGGGCCCGTAGAAGTGGTAGTTGCCAATGCTGGCATAACCCGCGATACCCTGCTCCTGCGGATGAGTGAAAGTGACTTCTCCGACGTCGTCGATACTAACCTCACCGGCGCTTTCCGAGTTGTTCAACGGGCGTCGAAAGGCATGATCCGCCTCCGTCGTGGCCGAGTGATTTTTATCTCCTCTGTATCCGGGCTCTACGGTGCGCCGGGTCAGATCAACTACGCTGCGTCCAAAGCGGGACTGGTGGGGATGGCGCGTTCGCTGACCCGAGAACTGGGCTCCCGAAACATCACCGCCAACGTCGTAGCGCCAGGATTCGTCAAAACAGACATGACAACTGCGTTGCCCGAGGCCACTCAGGCCAAATACCTAGATTCTATTCCCGCCCGTCGGTTCGCCGAACCGGAGGAAGTCGCAGCAGTTGTCCGCTGGTTGGCCGGAGATGAGGCCGGCTATATCTCCGGTGCCGTCATCCCGGTCGATGGCGGACTTGGCATGGGACACTGA
- a CDS encoding metal-sulfur cluster assembly factor, which translates to MSEINIAQTSVEDVEEALKDVIDPELGVNIVDLGLLYGLRYADDGALLIDMTLTTAACPLTEVIEEQIGQAMDGVVDDWRLSWVWMPPWGPEKITEDGRDQMRALGFNI; encoded by the coding sequence ATGAGCGAAATAAACATTGCGCAGACGTCCGTGGAGGACGTTGAAGAGGCGCTGAAAGACGTTATTGACCCGGAACTGGGCGTCAACATTGTTGACTTGGGGTTGCTCTACGGTCTGCGTTACGCAGACGACGGAGCGCTCCTGATCGACATGACTTTGACCACGGCTGCCTGCCCCCTCACTGAAGTTATCGAGGAGCAAATTGGTCAGGCGATGGATGGGGTAGTTGACGACTGGCGGCTCAGCTGGGTCTGGATGCCGCCGTGGGGACCGGAGAAAATAACCGAGGACGGTCGCGATCAAATGCGGGCACTCGGCTTTAATATCTAG
- a CDS encoding biotin transporter BioY, translating to MPKTPEAETRPAAKRPIIQHPASTSSGWNATDLALIGVFAALITASIIVPPIPAGVALGVPITLQTLVITLSGLVLGGGRAAAATGLYVLLGLVGLPIFSGFRAGVGVLAGGSAGYILAFAVFAAVVGWLAQIVVRKTGRADGLWFMGCALVGLVVSHVSGIIGMMINGRLSLEAAVLADLIFVPGDVIKCIIAVVIAISIHRAFPDILLRRRK from the coding sequence ATGCCAAAGACGCCCGAAGCTGAAACCCGCCCCGCTGCCAAGAGGCCCATCATTCAACATCCGGCAAGCACATCTTCCGGCTGGAACGCCACAGATCTGGCTCTCATTGGAGTGTTCGCTGCCCTTATTACGGCCTCTATCATTGTGCCACCTATTCCTGCAGGCGTTGCACTGGGAGTACCAATCACTTTGCAAACGCTGGTCATAACGCTCAGCGGACTGGTACTCGGAGGTGGCCGTGCAGCAGCAGCAACCGGTCTCTATGTGCTCCTCGGACTAGTGGGGCTACCCATATTCAGCGGCTTCCGGGCAGGGGTTGGGGTATTGGCAGGAGGCTCCGCCGGGTACATCCTCGCATTCGCCGTCTTCGCGGCGGTTGTGGGCTGGCTTGCGCAGATCGTAGTACGAAAAACAGGCCGGGCCGACGGCCTCTGGTTCATGGGATGCGCCCTGGTAGGCCTGGTGGTGAGCCACGTCAGTGGCATAATCGGCATGATGATCAACGGGCGGCTCTCTCTGGAGGCGGCAGTCCTCGCGGATCTAATCTTCGTTCCGGGCGATGTGATCAAATGCATCATCGCCGTCGTTATTGCTATCAGCATCCACCGTGCCTTTCCTGACATTCTGCTCCGGAGACGCAAGTAG
- a CDS encoding energy-coupling factor ABC transporter ATP-binding protein — protein sequence MAGIVFNAASVELDTPGRGVHTILHTTDLELDARRTAVIGANGSGKSTLLRLINGLLLPTSGSVMVHGLDTRQHGRRIRSRVGFVFTDPISQLVMPTPLEDVELSLRKHHPKAHARRLAAMEVLDTYGLAHLADNSVYDLSGGERQLVALASVLAVNPDIIVLDEPSTLLDLRNTQLLRSTLLGLGQQLVMATHDLDLAACFDRVLVVHDGAVIFDGEPAAAVSFYRSLCADNQHWAEPIKWGN from the coding sequence ATGGCGGGGATAGTTTTCAACGCCGCGTCGGTGGAATTGGACACACCGGGCCGGGGTGTTCACACCATTCTTCACACGACGGATCTCGAGCTCGATGCGCGTCGGACCGCTGTCATCGGCGCCAATGGATCTGGGAAATCAACCCTACTGCGCCTTATCAACGGTCTGTTGCTGCCCACCTCTGGTTCGGTTATGGTCCATGGCCTGGACACTAGGCAGCACGGGCGCAGGATCCGCAGTCGGGTGGGGTTCGTCTTCACGGACCCCATCTCTCAGCTGGTCATGCCGACACCACTGGAAGATGTGGAGTTGTCGCTGCGGAAGCATCACCCAAAAGCACACGCACGCAGGCTAGCCGCCATGGAAGTCCTCGATACCTACGGCTTGGCGCATCTAGCCGACAACAGCGTCTATGACCTCTCCGGCGGAGAACGGCAGTTGGTCGCACTAGCTTCAGTGCTCGCCGTCAACCCGGATATTATTGTCCTGGATGAACCAAGCACCCTGCTGGACCTGCGGAACACACAGCTCCTGCGGAGTACTCTGCTGGGTCTTGGGCAACAACTCGTCATGGCAACCCACGACCTAGATCTCGCGGCGTGCTTTGACCGGGTGCTGGTTGTCCACGACGGCGCAGTGATCTTCGACGGCGAACCGGCCGCGGCAGTCAGTTTCTACCGTTCCCTCTGTGCCGATAATCAGCATTGGGCCGAGCCAATAAAGTGGGGCAACTAG
- a CDS encoding ATP-binding cassette domain-containing protein, producing MINVSELELRAGARLLMGGVSFRVDKGDKIGLVGRNGAGKTTLTRVLAGESLPAGGHVTRNGEIGYLPQDPRTPNMDQLARDRILSARNLDVIVGKLKTAQDDMASEDTMIRDKAMSRYDRLEAEFIAGGGYAAEAEAAAISSNLALPERILDQSLKTLSGGQRRRVELARILYSGADTMLLDEPTNHLDADSITWLRDFLKNHHGGLIVISHDVDLIEATVNKVFYLDANRATIDIYNMGWKRYQLQRETDERARRRERANAEKKAGVLMDQANKMKAKATKAVAAQNMARRAERLLAGLDEVRAQDRVAALRFPEPSSCGRTPMTAEGLSKSYGSLEIFTDVDLAIDRGSRVVILGLNGAGKTTLLRMLAGVDSPDTGKVIPGHGLKVGYYAQEHETLDTGRTVLENMRSSAPDMQDAEVRGILGSFLFSGDDVNKPAGVLSGGEKTRLALATIVASSANVLLLDEPTNNLDPASRAEILGALQNYSGAVVMVSHDEGAVEALNPERVVLLPDGVEDLWNEDYLDLVTLA from the coding sequence GTGATCAATGTTTCGGAACTTGAACTCCGTGCCGGCGCCAGACTCCTTATGGGCGGTGTGTCATTTCGGGTGGACAAGGGCGACAAGATCGGACTGGTAGGTCGAAACGGCGCTGGGAAAACCACGCTGACACGGGTACTGGCGGGGGAGTCGCTACCTGCCGGCGGCCACGTTACCCGTAACGGGGAAATCGGCTACTTGCCGCAGGATCCCCGAACCCCAAACATGGACCAGCTAGCCAGAGACCGGATTCTCTCGGCCCGCAACCTTGACGTCATCGTCGGCAAACTCAAGACGGCTCAGGACGACATGGCAAGCGAAGACACCATGATCCGCGACAAAGCCATGTCCCGGTACGATAGGTTAGAGGCGGAATTCATCGCCGGGGGTGGGTATGCTGCTGAAGCAGAAGCGGCCGCCATTTCATCCAACCTCGCCCTGCCCGAACGAATTCTCGACCAGTCGCTGAAGACGCTCTCGGGCGGTCAGCGACGTCGTGTCGAACTGGCTCGAATTCTTTATTCTGGGGCGGACACCATGCTTCTGGACGAGCCCACCAACCACCTGGATGCTGATTCCATCACCTGGCTGCGCGACTTCCTGAAGAATCATCACGGCGGGCTCATCGTCATAAGCCACGACGTCGATCTGATCGAGGCCACCGTCAACAAGGTTTTTTACCTCGACGCGAACAGAGCCACCATCGACATTTACAATATGGGATGGAAGCGATACCAGCTTCAGCGTGAGACGGATGAGCGTGCACGCCGTCGTGAACGAGCCAACGCTGAAAAGAAGGCCGGCGTCCTGATGGACCAGGCCAACAAGATGAAGGCCAAAGCGACCAAGGCTGTTGCTGCACAGAACATGGCCCGTCGTGCCGAACGACTTCTTGCGGGTCTGGACGAAGTACGCGCTCAGGACCGTGTGGCGGCACTGAGGTTCCCAGAGCCTTCATCCTGTGGCCGAACCCCTATGACCGCTGAGGGGCTCAGCAAGTCCTATGGATCGCTGGAGATCTTCACCGACGTGGATCTCGCCATCGACCGCGGGTCCCGCGTAGTTATCCTCGGACTGAACGGCGCTGGGAAAACCACACTTCTGCGAATGCTGGCAGGAGTGGATTCACCCGACACAGGAAAAGTGATCCCTGGCCACGGGCTCAAAGTGGGTTACTACGCTCAGGAACACGAAACACTAGATACTGGCCGTACGGTCTTAGAGAACATGCGTTCTTCCGCCCCGGATATGCAAGACGCCGAAGTGCGCGGCATCTTGGGATCGTTCCTCTTTTCCGGTGACGACGTGAACAAGCCTGCCGGGGTTCTCTCCGGTGGCGAAAAAACACGTCTGGCGCTGGCCACCATCGTGGCTTCTTCAGCCAACGTCCTATTGCTGGACGAACCCACCAACAACCTCGACCCAGCCAGCCGCGCTGAAATTCTGGGAGCTTTACAGAACTACAGCGGGGCAGTGGTTATGGTCAGTCACGACGAAGGTGCTGTCGAGGCACTGAATCCGGAGCGTGTTGTCCTACTGCCCGATGGCGTGGAGGACCTCTGGAACGAGGACTACCTCGATCTGGTGACACTGGCCTGA
- a CDS encoding DUF3099 domain-containing protein, with product MSSYRDNGNDLPAITNVQEPHDVDMRRRMIKYSVSMGIRIVCILLVFVVTGWLQWVFIAGAVLLPYFAVVLANVGSDSERIPPSTFLLDRPPQRELGGRPHHPDDDAGDRTTAHEPYAGSTTLPGEIVPDEESTKPWTS from the coding sequence ATGAGCAGCTACCGCGATAATGGCAATGACCTTCCGGCGATCACCAATGTGCAAGAACCCCATGACGTCGACATGCGCAGGCGTATGATCAAGTATTCCGTGTCCATGGGCATACGCATCGTGTGCATCCTGTTGGTGTTCGTCGTCACCGGTTGGCTGCAGTGGGTCTTCATCGCTGGGGCGGTCCTCTTGCCATATTTTGCGGTGGTGCTTGCTAACGTCGGATCGGACAGCGAGCGTATACCGCCAAGCACGTTCTTACTGGACAGGCCACCCCAACGTGAGCTCGGTGGCCGCCCTCATCACCCCGACGACGACGCCGGTGACCGGACGACTGCCCACGAACCCTACGCCGGGTCCACAACACTCCCCGGTGAAATCGTCCCAGACGAGGAGAGCACGAAACCATGGACCTCCTGA
- a CDS encoding AMP-binding protein yields the protein MTPGKRTLACGSLASSLSLYALAECLYTGATFHWLDVEDAARASTFIDSARIEHLTSTPSLLDIMARRAAWGWESIETVVCGGAGVAPEQRQRILVAAPACTLFEYYGASELSLVTVKKTAPGGSLEEDSVGTAFPGVDVQIRSSADGPDTVWVKTDTVCRGYFDGEVPLMHDNGWFTVGYQGTLDQLGRLRLRGRSSGMILSAGLNVYPEEVETALSAVGLPGSCVVGRPHAVRGAQLVAVLPADVALGRSRHDLMDQLRLKLVPGAVPDCYMVMSRLPLLLGANWTAAAS from the coding sequence CTGACGCCAGGGAAGCGGACGCTGGCGTGTGGCTCCTTGGCCTCAAGTCTGTCCCTCTATGCGCTGGCGGAATGTCTGTACACGGGCGCTACTTTCCATTGGCTGGACGTCGAGGACGCAGCCAGAGCGTCGACGTTCATTGACTCGGCCCGTATCGAACACTTGACTTCAACCCCGTCCCTGCTCGATATCATGGCCAGAAGGGCCGCCTGGGGCTGGGAATCTATAGAGACTGTCGTGTGCGGAGGAGCAGGCGTGGCGCCTGAACAACGACAGCGGATTCTTGTCGCTGCTCCGGCATGCACGTTGTTCGAGTATTATGGTGCCTCCGAGTTGAGTCTCGTGACCGTCAAGAAAACAGCTCCTGGAGGGTCCCTTGAAGAGGATTCGGTGGGGACCGCATTCCCCGGTGTGGACGTTCAAATCCGCTCGAGCGCTGACGGGCCGGACACAGTCTGGGTGAAGACCGATACTGTCTGCCGCGGATACTTTGACGGTGAAGTGCCATTGATGCACGACAACGGTTGGTTCACTGTGGGCTATCAAGGCACCCTGGACCAGCTAGGGAGGTTGCGCTTGCGGGGCCGTTCCTCGGGCATGATCCTCTCGGCGGGGCTGAATGTGTATCCCGAAGAGGTCGAAACCGCTTTGTCTGCCGTTGGGCTCCCGGGATCTTGTGTAGTGGGACGACCCCATGCCGTGCGCGGAGCACAGTTGGTCGCTGTCCTGCCCGCTGATGTAGCCCTCGGGCGAAGCCGACACGATCTGATGGACCAGTTGAGGTTGAAGCTGGTTCCTGGCGCCGTTCCTGACTGCTATATGGTCATGAGCAGGCTTCCGCTTCTCCTGGGGGCAAACTGGACCGCAGCGGCGTCCTGA